In one Saimiri boliviensis isolate mSaiBol1 chromosome 3, mSaiBol1.pri, whole genome shotgun sequence genomic region, the following are encoded:
- the UCHL1 gene encoding ubiquitin carboxyl-terminal hydrolase isozyme L1, with the protein MQLKPMEINPEMLNKVLSRLGVAGQWRFVDVLGLEEESLGSVPAPACALLLLFPLTAQHENFRKKQIEELKGQEVSPKVYFMKQTIGNSCGTIGLIHAVANNQDKLGFEDGSVLKQFLSETEKMSPEDRAKCFEKNEAIQAAHDAVAQEGQCRVDDKVNFHFILFNNVDGHLYELDGRMPFPVNHGTSSEDTLLQDAAKVCREFTEREQGEVRFSAVALCKAA; encoded by the exons ATGCAGCTCAAGCCGATGGAGATCAACCCTGAG ATGCTGAACAAA GTGCTGTCCCGCCTGGGGGTCGCCGGTCAGTGGCGCTTCGTGGACgtgctggggctggaggaggagtcTCTGGGCTCGGTGCCAGCGCCTGCCTGcgcgctgctgctgctgtttcccCTCACGGCCCAG catgagaacttcaggAAAAAACAGATTGAAGAGCTGAAGGGACAAGAAGTTAGTCCTAAAGTATATTTCATGAAGCAGACCATTGGGAACTCCTGTGGCACAATTGGACTTATACACGCAGTGGCCAATAATCAAGATAAACTGGGATTTG agGATGGATCAGTCCTGAAACAGTTTCTTTCTGAAACAGAGAAAATGTCCCCCGAAGACAGAGCAAAATGCTTTGAAAAGAATGAG GCCATACAGGCAGCCCATGATGCCGTGGCACAGGAAGGCCAATGTCGG GTAGATGACAAAgtgaatttccattttattctgtttaacaACGTGGATGGCCACCTCTATGAACTTG ATGGACGAATGCCTTTTCCGGTGAACCATGGCACCAGTTCAGAGGACACCCTGCTGCAG GATGCTGCCAAGGTCTGCAGAGAATTCACCGAGCGTGAGCAAGGAGAGGTCCGCTTCTCTGCCGTGGCTCTCTGCAAGGCAGCCTAA